The following nucleotide sequence is from Posidoniimonas corsicana.
CGCCTCGGCGCAGGCCATCACGTCCTCGAGCGCGGACTTGAAGGTGTCGCGGACCTCCTCGTTGGGCAGGTCGGCCTCGTCGAGCAGCTGCTCGAGCGCCGCGCGGCTGGTGGCCATCTGGCGCTGGTACTCGGCCTGGATCTTGGGGACCACGTCGGCCGGGATGGTGTAGGCCGAGGCGACCGACACCGACGCGTCGTCCTGGAGGAAGCCGCTCAGCTTGGTGGCGCCCCCCTCTTTGTACATCGAGAACTGATCGGCCAGGCTGGTCCCGGCGACCGCCGAGCCGCGGAAGTCGAGCGTCAGCCCGCCGCCGTCCGGGTTGATAGCGATGCCGACCACCGCCTCGTCGAGGTCCTTGATGAACTGCTCGATGTTCTCGATGTTCGCCTGGGCCACCTTCTGGCGGGCTTCGAACTCGGCGTTCGACTCGTCGGGCTTACGCTCCAGGCCCTCCTGCATGCCCTGCCGGAGCTGGTCCAGCGCGAGCTGCTTGAACATCGGCGGCACGTTCTGAGCCATCAGCCGCACGCCGATATCGTAGTTGTCGATCAGGCCGTCGACCGAATCGGTCGGGTCGGCCGGCAGCGACGCGAGCTGGTCGGCCCGCTGCGCGGCGTAGGCCCACTGGCCGTTGCCTTTGACGAAGTAGGTCTGGCCCTGCATCGAGAGGCTCTTTACGTCGTCGCCCATCTCCTCGACCAGCACGCCGGCGTTGCCGCCCAGCGCGAGCAGGCCGTCCAGGTCGGACACCGGCAGGCAGACCAGCGGCGAGAAGTCCTGGCCGGAGGACTGCACCAGCAGGCACCAGGGGCGGTCGCGGTCGAGGCCCACCAGGCCCTTGTTCTCCGTGAACATCGAGATCATCGCCTCGACCATCGTCGCGGCCTGCGGCTGGCCCACGAGACCGCCGATGTAGCCGACGTCGTCCAGCACCTTCTGGTAACTCGACACCGCCACCACGGCGACCGTCTGGGGCGCGCCGCCCGGCCCGGCCGGCTGGAGGTCGAGCTCGAAAGTCGGCTGGGCGGATGCGGGCGGGGCGATCAGGCAGGCGGCCGCCAGCAGCGCTGGCAGCGCGGCGCGGCGTGTAATCGAATGGAACACGGCAGAGCTCCTTGGATCCTTGGGAGTTCGGAAGGGCGCGGGCGCCCGATGGGTGTACTTTGCGGCGTGCGTCGGCACGCGGGCGGCCGGCGGCGCTTTCCTAAACATAGCCCAGCGCAGGGCGTTGCTGGGCGGGCCGGCGACGAACAGGCCGCCGCGTCCTAGCGAAGCGGGCGGCGGCCAGGGGCGAGCTCATCGAATCTGCGGGGATTCCGAAACCTTTATTCGCCTGCGGGGGCAAGTAGGTTCGCCGGCTGCAAGAATACCGCGGCTTACCGCTCGCGGTAGGTGATCCGACCCTTCGTGAGGTCGTAGGGAGAGAGCTCGACGCGGACGCGGTCGCCCGGCACGATGCGGATGAAGTGCTTACGCATCCTGCCCGCAACGTGGGCCTGCACCATGTGTCCGCCGTCGATCTCGACGCGGAAGCGGGTGTTGGCCAACGCCTGGGTGACCGTGCCTTCGACTTCGAGGGCCTCTTCTTTCTCTTTCGCCATAAATGAAAACTAGTGGTCTTTGCAGGCCGCCAAGGGTTTCTGCTGCCCGGCGGCTCGAGGTCGGTTTCCGAGGGCCCCCTGCCCGGCAGGTGATGGCCGTGTCCCGTTTCCGTAGAGCGAGTCCGCAAGTATATCCTTTGTAGGGGTTTAGAGTCCAGATTCGGTCGGCAAATCCTGAAACAGTCGGCCGCGGCCGCCGTATCAGCCGGTAAGCAGGCCGGCGCGACCCCGCCCACACGGGTGACCCGCCATCGGCCAGTTAGCTTGCAGCGATTATGCCGGCTGGGTCAGCGGAAGGGCCGACAGACTGGCCCGCAGCCCAACACCGGGCAACACGGAAATCCGTGCTTGCGATACACTTATACGAATACTCCCCTCACAACCGCAGGTCGCGGTATGCACCAGAGTCCTCCAGCCGGCATGTCCCAAGTAACCTCCTCCCCCGGGCCCGACGACGACGCCGTACGGCGCGCCAAACGGGAGATCCAGGGCATCCTGCAGCAGATCACCGAGCTGTCCAAGTCGGACTCCTCGCCCCAGCAGTTCTACGACTCCTTCCTCAACAAGGTGGTCGCGGCCCTGGCCGCCAGCGGCGGCGCGGTGTGGACGCTCTCGGACGCGGGCGTGCTGCAGCTGGCCTACCAGATCAACCTCCGCGAGACCGGCCTGATCGAGAACCCGATCGGCCAGGAGCAGCACGGCCGCCTGCTGACGCAGGTGCTGCAGGAGCCCGACGGCAAGCTGGTGGCGCCCCACTCCGGCGCCGCCGGCGGCGCAGACACCGACGAGCACGGCGCCTCCAACCCGACCGACTTCCTGCTGGTCATGGCCCCGGTCCACAACGACCAGGGCGTGCAGGGCATTGTCGAGGTGTTCCAGCGCCCCGGCGCCGGCGAGGCAACCAAGCGGGGCTACCTCCGCTTCCTGATGCAGACCTGCGACCTGGCGGGCGACTACCTCCGCGGCCGCCGCCTGGCGCACCTGTCGGAGAAGCAGTCGCTGTGGGAGCAGCTGGAGTCCTTCACCCGCAGCGCCCACCAGACGCTCGACGTGACCGAGGCCGCGTTCACCATCGCCAACGAGGGCCGGCGGCTGATCGGCTGCGACCGCGTGACCGTGGCGGTCAAGCACGGCAGCCGCGTCACGCTCGAGGCGATCAGCGGCCAGGACGTGTTCGACAAGCGTTCCAACACCGCCACGCTGCTGACCAAGGTCGCCCGCGCGGTCTGCAAGACCGGCGAGGACGTCTGGTTCACGGGCGACGGCTCCGGCCTGGCGCCGCAGGTCGAGAAGGCGATCGACGCCTACGTCGACGACTCGCACACCAAGAACATGGCCATCCTCCCGCTCGTCGAGCCGGAGGACGAGGACCTGCCGCCCGAGGAGAAGCAGCGCCGCAAGGGCCCGCCGAAGGTGCTGGGCGCGCTGATCGTCGAGCAGATGGTCGACAGCACCGTTCCCGAGGGCTACCGCCAGCGGGTCGACGTGGTGCGCGGGCACAGCGTCACGGCCATCGGCAACGCGCTGGAGCACAGCGGCCTGTTCCTGATGCCGGTCTGGAAGACGCTCGGCCGCGCGACCTCGCAGTTCCGCGGCCGGGCCCTGCCCAAGACCGCCACCGTGCTCACGCTGATCGCCGCCGCCATCGCGGCGGGCATGCTGGTGCAGGTGGACCTCAAGCTGCAGGGCGACGGCCGCCTGGTCCCCGTGAGCCAGAAGCCGGTGTTCGCCCGCATCGACGGCGAGGTCGAAGAGCTGCTGGTCGAGAACGGCCAGCCCGTGCAAGGCGGGCAGCCCCTGATGCGGCTCAAGAGCTACCAACTGGATTCCGAGCTCACCGACGTGCTCGGCAAGCTCGAGCAGGCCCGCGCCCGCTGGAACTCGCTCGCACGCTCCAATACCGACGAGCGGCAAGAGAAGGACGAGGACCGCGCCAAACGCTACGCCGAGCGGCTGCAGGTCGACAAGGAGATAAAGTCGCTGAACGTGCAGCTCGACATCCTCAAGAAGAAGCAGAAGCTGCTGGAGATCGTCAGCCCGATGGCGGGGCAGGTGGTGAAGTGGAAACTCAGCGACGACTTCCCGCCCGGCCGCCCCGTGCAGCAGGGCGCCACGGTGATGGAGATCGCCGACCCCAGGGGCGACTGGGAGGTCGAGGTGCTGATGCCCGAGAAGAAGATGGGGCACGTCACCCGCACCTGGAAGGAGAGCCTGGCCAACGAGGAGCCGATGAAGGTGGTGTTCATCCCCGCGTCGAAGCCCGAGGACGAGATCGAGGGCGTGGTGCAGGCGGTCGACCAGACCTCCGAGAGCCGCGGCGAGGAGGGGAACGTGGTGAAGCTGACGGTGGCCTTCGACCAGGCGGCCTTCCGCGAGCTGATGCCCAACCCGAAGATCGACGCCGCGGTGACCGCCAACGTCTACTGCGGCAGGCGGTCGTTCTTCTACTACTGGCTGCACCCGCTGTACGACACCATCCAGCGTGAGATCGTGTTCCGCTTCTAAGAGCGTGCGTAACACGCGGGCCGCGTCCGCGTATAAATCAGTATTCCGCCCCACTACCCAACCGCGACGCCGCCTGGCGCCGACCAACCGCATCGCGAGGACCGCCATGCCCGCTTCACGCCCCACCGCCCTGGCCTGCCTGCTGCTTGGCTGCAGCATGGTTTCCGCCCAACCCGGCCGCTACGAGCTGCCCGCCGAGCAGCCCGCCGCCCGCGCCAACAACAACGCGGTCGTGCTGAACAACTGCGGCGTGAAGCTGATCGACCCGGTCGAGCTGCCCGCCCCCGAGGCCGGCGTGCTGATCTTCCAGGGCGTGCGGGAGGGCACGCGGGTGAAGTCCGAGGACGTGATCGCCAAGATCGACACCCGCATGCAGGAAATGGACAAGAAGGTCGCGACCTACAAGTACCACGCCGCGGTCAAGAAGGCCAACGACGACATCGAGATCCGCTACGCCGAGAAGGCCAAGGAGGTCGCGGTCGCGGAGC
It contains:
- a CDS encoding HlyD family secretion protein, producing MSQVTSSPGPDDDAVRRAKREIQGILQQITELSKSDSSPQQFYDSFLNKVVAALAASGGAVWTLSDAGVLQLAYQINLRETGLIENPIGQEQHGRLLTQVLQEPDGKLVAPHSGAAGGADTDEHGASNPTDFLLVMAPVHNDQGVQGIVEVFQRPGAGEATKRGYLRFLMQTCDLAGDYLRGRRLAHLSEKQSLWEQLESFTRSAHQTLDVTEAAFTIANEGRRLIGCDRVTVAVKHGSRVTLEAISGQDVFDKRSNTATLLTKVARAVCKTGEDVWFTGDGSGLAPQVEKAIDAYVDDSHTKNMAILPLVEPEDEDLPPEEKQRRKGPPKVLGALIVEQMVDSTVPEGYRQRVDVVRGHSVTAIGNALEHSGLFLMPVWKTLGRATSQFRGRALPKTATVLTLIAAAIAAGMLVQVDLKLQGDGRLVPVSQKPVFARIDGEVEELLVENGQPVQGGQPLMRLKSYQLDSELTDVLGKLEQARARWNSLARSNTDERQEKDEDRAKRYAERLQVDKEIKSLNVQLDILKKKQKLLEIVSPMAGQVVKWKLSDDFPPGRPVQQGATVMEIADPRGDWEVEVLMPEKKMGHVTRTWKESLANEEPMKVVFIPASKPEDEIEGVVQAVDQTSESRGEEGNVVKLTVAFDQAAFRELMPNPKIDAAVTANVYCGRRSFFYYWLHPLYDTIQREIVFRF
- the infA gene encoding translation initiation factor IF-1, with the translated sequence MAKEKEEALEVEGTVTQALANTRFRVEIDGGHMVQAHVAGRMRKHFIRIVPGDRVRVELSPYDLTKGRITYRER